From a region of the Nitrospira sp. genome:
- a CDS encoding DUF4231 domain-containing protein has translation MLKKPQDHEHMRAEMNKLIVALELPDLNKQFLRARWLEQVIWMEDKAWDSVRWYYTLRLTTIIGGVIVPALVSLNLGNGADGAIKMITFAVSLVVALSAAVEEFFHYGERWRHYRRTVESLKSEGWQFFQLSGPYVNLSHVQAYPGFAARVEELSREEVETYTTQVVKEKKEKDESASSVAGRSKTD, from the coding sequence ATGCTCAAAAAGCCGCAAGACCATGAGCACATGCGGGCCGAGATGAACAAGCTCATTGTGGCGCTGGAGTTGCCGGACCTGAACAAACAGTTCCTTCGAGCGCGGTGGCTGGAACAGGTCATTTGGATGGAAGACAAGGCGTGGGATTCTGTCCGGTGGTATTACACTCTGCGGCTCACGACGATTATCGGGGGCGTCATCGTACCGGCGCTGGTCAGTCTGAACTTGGGCAACGGTGCCGACGGTGCGATCAAAATGATCACGTTCGCGGTCAGTTTGGTGGTGGCGCTGAGTGCCGCCGTGGAAGAGTTCTTTCACTATGGCGAACGCTGGCGCCACTATCGGCGCACGGTCGAATCGCTCAAGAGCGAAGGCTGGCAGTTCTTCCAGCTCAGTGGACCCTACGTGAACCTGAGCCATGTTCAGGCCTATCCGGGATTTGCCGCGCGAGTCGAGGAGCTCAGCCGTGAGGAGGTCGAGACTTACACGACGCAGGTGGTGAAAGAAAAAAAGGAGAAGGACGAGAGTGCCTCCTCCGTGGCAGGACGAAGTAAGACGGATTGA
- a CDS encoding peptidylprolyl isomerase, whose product MTVSHGKQVTLEYTLKLDDQSIVDTNVGGEPLKVTQGSHQLIPGVEKAIEGMASGEKKKFTVPPTEGYGTIDPKAFQEVDKKMVPADSRKVGTQLEGKTADGRKVFPRISEVKNDTVVLDFNHPLAGKTLYLDIKVLDVAMAPISE is encoded by the coding sequence ATGACTGTCTCACATGGTAAGCAAGTCACCTTGGAGTACACGCTCAAGCTGGACGATCAATCGATCGTGGATACGAACGTGGGTGGGGAACCGTTGAAGGTCACACAGGGCAGTCATCAACTCATTCCGGGTGTCGAAAAGGCGATTGAGGGCATGGCGTCCGGAGAGAAAAAGAAGTTTACGGTCCCCCCCACCGAGGGCTATGGCACCATCGACCCCAAAGCGTTTCAAGAAGTGGACAAGAAGATGGTACCGGCTGATTCCCGGAAAGTGGGGACACAGTTGGAGGGGAAAACCGCCGATGGACGAAAGGTTTTTCCGCGTATTTCTGAGGTAAAGAACGATACCGTCGTGCTCGACTTCAACCATCCCCTCGCCGGCAAGACACTCTATCTCGACATCAAGGTCCTGGACGTCGCGATGGCACCGATATCAGAGTGA
- a CDS encoding DUF1428 domain-containing protein, which translates to MARYVDGFVLPVPKKKLNAYRRLAQKAGEIWREHGALDYKECVGDDLNIKMGVPFPRQMKVKSGETIVFAYILYKSRAHRDRVNAKVMKDPRLADMCDSKDMPFDCKRMVYGGFKVLVDT; encoded by the coding sequence ATGGCCCGCTATGTCGATGGATTTGTCTTGCCCGTTCCGAAGAAGAAATTGAACGCCTACCGCCGTCTGGCACAGAAGGCGGGGGAAATTTGGCGCGAACATGGCGCGCTCGACTATAAGGAGTGCGTCGGTGACGATCTCAACATTAAGATGGGCGTTCCATTCCCGCGTCAAATGAAGGTCAAGTCCGGCGAGACGATCGTGTTCGCCTATATTCTCTACAAGTCGCGGGCGCATCGAGACCGCGTCAATGCCAAGGTCATGAAAGACCCGCGCCTGGCAGACATGTGCGACTCCAAAGACATGCCGTTCGACTGCAAGCGCATGGTCTACGGTGGATTTAAGGTTCTAGTCGACACCTAA
- a CDS encoding caspase family protein, translated as MAKRAVLIGINKYQIPGADLSGCVNDVTNLSEALKTYYGFTEKDMTTLTDLKATKKAMQAAIKKLIGGGKKGDVLLLHYSGHGSNVPDDNGDEADKRDEILCPTDLDWNDPFRDDWLRKTLNKLRKGVSLTVIMDCCHSGTITRAIIPPNAPRKERFLPCPLDLMGTESGRKLRGTVSGKLGKAPRGRKRKSDIVNADIQELLITGCRDTQTSADAHIGGSYNGALTYYLVESIKEAEGKLTYRELHQRTVAKLKKNDFDQVPQLEGQRTSFDRFFLS; from the coding sequence ATGGCAAAGCGAGCGGTGCTGATCGGGATCAACAAATACCAAATCCCCGGGGCGGATCTTAGTGGGTGTGTCAATGACGTGACAAATTTGAGTGAGGCGCTGAAAACCTACTATGGATTTACCGAAAAGGACATGACGACGCTCACCGATCTGAAGGCGACGAAGAAGGCGATGCAAGCCGCCATTAAAAAGCTGATTGGAGGCGGGAAGAAGGGCGATGTTCTGCTGCTCCATTATTCGGGGCATGGGTCGAACGTGCCGGATGATAACGGTGACGAAGCGGATAAGCGCGACGAGATCTTATGTCCCACTGATCTAGATTGGAACGATCCATTCAGGGATGATTGGCTCCGAAAGACCTTGAACAAGCTTCGCAAGGGCGTGAGTCTGACTGTTATTATGGACTGCTGCCATTCCGGCACTATCACGCGTGCCATTATCCCGCCGAATGCTCCCAGGAAAGAGCGATTCCTTCCTTGCCCGTTGGATCTCATGGGCACCGAGTCTGGTCGAAAACTGCGTGGGACGGTTAGCGGGAAACTAGGAAAAGCGCCTCGCGGGCGTAAGCGGAAGAGCGATATTGTCAATGCCGATATCCAAGAGCTGCTCATCACCGGGTGCCGGGATACGCAAACGTCCGCCGATGCCCACATCGGTGGCTCGTATAACGGGGCCTTGACCTATTATCTCGTCGAGTCGATCAAAGAGGCCGAGGGCAAGCTGACCTACCGAGAGCTGCATCAACGTACCGTCGCGAAACTGAAGAAGAACGACTTCGATCAAGTACCCCAGCTCGAAGGGCAACGCACGTCGTTCGATCGATTCTTTCTGAGTTAG
- a CDS encoding VOC family protein — protein MNKQVKPIPDGMRTVTPHLVCAGAADAIEFYKKAFNAVELGKVPGPEGKLLHALIRIGDSPVMLVDEFPGHNSFGPKSLKGSPVTIHLYVHDVEAVFNQAVAAGAKITMPVADMFWGDRYGLLEDPFGHHWSIATHVRDVNPTELQEQARKACG, from the coding sequence ATGAACAAGCAGGTCAAGCCGATTCCCGATGGGATGCGTACGGTAACCCCGCACTTGGTGTGCGCCGGTGCCGCGGATGCGATTGAATTTTACAAGAAGGCCTTCAATGCGGTGGAGCTGGGAAAGGTCCCCGGACCAGAGGGAAAGCTCCTGCATGCCCTGATCCGAATCGGGGACTCTCCCGTCATGCTCGTCGATGAATTTCCCGGTCATAACTCGTTCGGGCCCAAGTCGCTCAAAGGTTCGCCCGTTACCATCCACCTCTATGTCCACGATGTGGAGGCGGTCTTCAACCAAGCCGTCGCTGCCGGCGCGAAAATCACGATGCCGGTCGCCGATATGTTCTGGGGAGACCGGTACGGCCTGCTCGAAGACCCCTTCGGACACCACTGGTCGATCGCCACGCACGTTCGCGATGTGAATCCGACCGAGCTTCAGGAGCAGGCGCGGAAGGCTTGCGGCTAG
- a CDS encoding CHAT domain-containing protein has product MSIRQKRIMQREPDRRIHDMDWEEFETQLSGSARRSKSRTVSDQALREHFGSEKLERLQRLADRARSARQKRDVLRGNIIFIPGIMGSELTVTEDGDDDTVWVSFLRLMGGGIKKLQLAPDGSREADSTLRVYPSGLDKDSYAEAILWLKANWNVEPFAYDWRKDLDQAAEGLKGLVESKFKDQPVHLVAHSMGGLVSRNFIRLYPKTWKAMSEPKKVQGGRLIMLGTPNYGSYAIAQAMVAKDKLVKWLAAADLRHDLDEVLDVLNGFVGSYQLLPAYAKLSVPEQSLYDRGTWGRYPILTSHLNRARKFHTDLDVSATTDPERMTYIAGCNQETVCGVRIDAPGMFEFDITLKGDGRVTHALGLLPGVPTYYVDEIHGDLQKHEQVLEAIDEILRTGKTGVLATEPVTARAVRSVPSSRVRAVQDRQDAEEIRQIAEATNANQSSAAERRRAERLLRQAVMVQASSKVRAVTDSVPAETYAVRKKKTQREKPISLNVEIVQGDIRDIKTTAVVVGHYRGVPPVRAVGALDQALEFWISKAVKRGIIGGGLGEVFLIPNVRKSLAANAVILAGMGEYGRFNREDLDLLFANVTYGVTALGWREFATVVVGSGEGNLSLEQAIEGMLQGVGSALRQLKDQGHLETLRIVEYDTNRLKVIKELLNRISQNQNDGLKLRVMERQLPKRTHRRQQSKPANQDTMKGSRITIERDHDVFRFSAIREQAVIPVREITIQSSYAEGAAELLKESRSLEDQQKYGKLLHSYLMPEDFQDMVDITPLTLMVDRSTAAFPWEMAAFEQHGKAIFYGPGRQLTRQFRTTLSGPPGLVATTTADSLRVLVIADPAPEVDLQLPGAREEGRTVVKVLQSMKERQGLNISIEQRIGANECDPVELLALILSEEFDLIHYSGHGDFDEKNPSKSGWIFGKENVLSARDVFRARHVPRLIFANACFSGVVRSGKPFTLQESNRSLAGLAQAFFERGVQNYIGTGWPVDDAAALEFAKVFYTEALSGNDLGSSLSKARAAILMSGSTWGAYQHYGQATAKLIALSKKNGTSAS; this is encoded by the coding sequence ATGAGCATAAGACAGAAACGGATCATGCAGCGCGAGCCGGACCGTCGGATCCATGACATGGATTGGGAGGAGTTTGAAACTCAGCTCTCCGGTTCCGCGCGCCGAAGCAAGTCTAGAACAGTATCGGACCAGGCATTGAGGGAGCACTTCGGGTCCGAGAAGCTCGAACGGCTGCAACGTCTAGCCGATCGTGCGAGATCGGCTCGACAAAAGCGCGACGTACTGCGAGGCAATATCATCTTTATCCCCGGCATCATGGGGTCCGAGTTGACCGTCACGGAAGATGGCGATGATGACACCGTGTGGGTCAGTTTCTTGCGGCTCATGGGAGGGGGAATCAAAAAGCTACAACTAGCTCCGGACGGTTCGCGGGAAGCCGATTCAACCTTGCGTGTCTATCCCAGTGGGCTCGACAAAGATAGCTATGCAGAGGCGATCTTGTGGCTGAAAGCGAACTGGAACGTTGAGCCCTTTGCCTACGACTGGCGAAAAGATCTGGATCAGGCGGCGGAAGGCTTGAAAGGTCTCGTGGAATCGAAGTTCAAAGACCAACCGGTCCACCTTGTCGCCCATTCCATGGGAGGTCTCGTGTCCCGGAATTTTATTCGGCTGTATCCCAAGACGTGGAAAGCCATGTCGGAGCCGAAGAAGGTACAGGGCGGTCGCCTCATTATGCTGGGCACGCCGAACTACGGTTCGTATGCCATTGCGCAAGCGATGGTGGCGAAAGACAAGCTTGTGAAGTGGTTGGCAGCGGCAGATCTACGACACGACTTGGACGAAGTGCTAGACGTCCTGAATGGATTCGTGGGGAGTTACCAGCTACTCCCTGCATACGCAAAGCTCTCTGTCCCAGAACAAAGTCTCTACGATCGAGGCACTTGGGGCCGGTATCCCATCCTGACCTCCCACCTCAATCGGGCGCGCAAGTTCCACACGGACCTCGATGTGTCGGCGACGACCGATCCGGAGCGGATGACCTATATCGCCGGTTGCAATCAGGAAACGGTGTGCGGGGTAAGGATCGATGCGCCCGGCATGTTCGAGTTTGACATCACCTTGAAAGGCGATGGTCGCGTCACGCACGCACTGGGGCTGCTTCCCGGTGTGCCGACATATTATGTCGACGAGATCCATGGTGACCTGCAGAAGCATGAACAGGTGCTTGAGGCCATCGATGAGATCCTGCGAACCGGCAAGACCGGCGTATTGGCGACGGAACCAGTCACCGCCCGCGCAGTCCGCTCGGTGCCGTCCTCGCGTGTTCGTGCCGTGCAAGATCGACAGGATGCCGAGGAGATTCGCCAAATCGCGGAAGCGACGAATGCCAACCAAAGCAGCGCCGCAGAGCGCCGTCGGGCAGAGCGATTGCTCAGGCAAGCTGTCATGGTGCAGGCCTCTTCAAAGGTCCGGGCGGTGACGGATTCAGTCCCGGCCGAAACCTACGCAGTGCGGAAAAAGAAGACACAAAGAGAGAAGCCTATCTCCCTAAACGTTGAAATCGTTCAGGGTGACATTCGCGATATCAAGACGACGGCGGTCGTGGTCGGGCACTACAGAGGGGTACCACCCGTGCGTGCGGTTGGAGCGCTGGACCAGGCGCTGGAGTTCTGGATTTCCAAGGCCGTCAAACGCGGCATCATCGGTGGCGGGCTCGGCGAAGTATTTCTCATCCCCAATGTGCGCAAATCTCTTGCTGCCAATGCCGTGATCCTCGCCGGCATGGGCGAATACGGGCGTTTCAATCGGGAGGACCTGGATCTCCTCTTCGCCAATGTCACCTATGGCGTCACTGCGCTCGGATGGCGTGAATTCGCCACGGTTGTAGTCGGCTCGGGGGAAGGTAATTTGTCCTTGGAGCAGGCGATCGAAGGCATGCTGCAAGGCGTAGGGTCAGCGCTCAGACAACTGAAGGACCAAGGGCATCTCGAGACCCTGCGTATCGTGGAGTACGATACAAATCGCTTGAAGGTGATCAAGGAGCTGTTGAATAGAATCTCACAGAACCAGAACGATGGCTTGAAATTGCGCGTGATGGAGCGGCAGTTGCCGAAGCGTACGCATCGCAGACAACAATCGAAGCCGGCCAACCAGGATACGATGAAGGGGAGCCGGATTACGATCGAACGCGACCATGACGTGTTCCGGTTCTCAGCCATCAGGGAACAGGCGGTTATTCCAGTCCGAGAAATCACGATTCAATCCTCGTATGCAGAAGGAGCGGCCGAACTCCTGAAGGAGTCTCGAAGTTTGGAGGATCAGCAGAAATACGGAAAGCTCTTACACAGCTACCTCATGCCGGAAGACTTCCAGGATATGGTCGATATCACGCCGCTCACCCTCATGGTTGACCGTTCCACAGCGGCATTCCCGTGGGAGATGGCTGCATTCGAACAACACGGGAAAGCCATTTTTTATGGGCCTGGCCGGCAACTGACGCGGCAATTCCGCACCACCTTGTCTGGCCCGCCGGGACTGGTTGCGACGACGACTGCCGACAGCCTGCGCGTGCTGGTCATCGCTGACCCGGCTCCGGAGGTCGACCTGCAATTGCCGGGAGCGCGGGAGGAAGGTCGCACTGTGGTGAAAGTTCTGCAAAGCATGAAGGAGAGACAGGGCCTGAATATCTCAATCGAGCAACGGATCGGGGCGAATGAATGTGATCCGGTCGAACTGCTTGCGCTGATCCTGAGCGAGGAGTTCGATTTGATTCATTACTCGGGGCATGGCGACTTCGACGAAAAAAATCCTTCCAAGAGCGGATGGATTTTCGGCAAAGAGAACGTGCTGTCCGCGAGGGATGTGTTTCGAGCGCGGCACGTGCCGCGCCTGATTTTTGCCAACGCCTGCTTCTCCGGCGTCGTTCGATCCGGGAAGCCCTTTACGCTGCAGGAATCGAATCGAAGCCTTGCGGGGTTGGCCCAAGCTTTTTTTGAGCGAGGCGTCCAGAACTACATTGGGACCGGTTGGCCTGTGGATGACGCAGCGGCATTAGAGTTTGCGAAGGTCTTTTATACGGAAGCGCTGTCCGGCAATGATCTTGGGAGCTCTCTATCGAAGGCCAGAGCAGCTATCCTTATGAGTGGGTCGACATGGGGCGCCTATCAACACTACGGTCAAGCCACCGCGAAACTGATCGCCCTGTCAAAGAAGAACGGCACAAGCGCCTCGTAG
- a CDS encoding class I SAM-dependent methyltransferase, translating to MNKLVPSEIEAYAEAHSIPESSVCRALREETHRTMAYPQMLVGPLEGAFLKIMTQLVGAKQVLEIGMFTGYSALCFAEALPPDGAVLTCEIDEKSAALARRHIANAPFGSKINIRMGPALDTMRTLTGPFDVIFIDADKANYLNYYRRSLELLAPNGVILIDNVLWSGEVLKQQPPDESTAAIQELNRTVSADPRVSAVLVTIRDGILMVRRARN from the coding sequence ATGAACAAACTTGTTCCGTCCGAGATCGAAGCGTACGCCGAAGCGCATTCCATCCCGGAGTCTTCTGTTTGTCGGGCCCTCCGTGAAGAAACCCATCGAACGATGGCGTATCCCCAGATGCTGGTCGGCCCGCTGGAAGGGGCATTTCTGAAAATCATGACGCAGCTGGTAGGCGCAAAACAGGTACTCGAGATCGGGATGTTCACGGGCTACAGCGCGTTGTGTTTTGCGGAAGCCCTACCCCCTGATGGAGCTGTTCTTACGTGCGAGATCGACGAAAAGTCCGCGGCATTGGCCCGGCGCCATATTGCAAACGCTCCGTTTGGAAGCAAGATCAACATTCGAATGGGCCCGGCCCTTGATACCATGAGAACACTGACCGGCCCGTTCGACGTGATCTTCATCGATGCGGACAAAGCGAATTACCTCAATTACTACCGGCGTTCGCTCGAGCTGCTTGCTCCAAACGGTGTCATCTTGATCGATAACGTGCTGTGGAGCGGAGAGGTCTTGAAGCAGCAGCCGCCGGATGAGTCTACCGCCGCCATTCAGGAGCTGAACCGGACGGTCTCGGCGGATCCACGTGTGAGCGCGGTACTGGTCACGATTCGGGACGGAATCCTGATGGTGAGACGGGCTCGGAACTAG
- a CDS encoding tetratricopeptide repeat protein, with the protein MKPHAFVAMPFGVKKDSQGNDIDFNRVYTELIKPALESAGLEVFRADEEQRAGGILPDMFQELLIADLVVADLTIDNPNVWYELGVRHALRARGVVLISGGQVPTAFDLYTDRKLRYSIKDRGPDPAALELERSKLANMVKATMESWQGRKVSPVYSLLDHLQEPQWRDLLLAKRNEFSMAYEAWKSRMEVARQRNHVGDILVLADETPTQALWIESRRAAGNSLIKLRQFDFALEQFESALKLDAEDKPSREKKAVCLGRLGRYEEAREYTRQLTENYPSDSEVWALAGRVEKDNWVQRWRRPDSTPAQMRAAAAAEQASLEQAIEPYHKAFIADPSHFYSGINSLTLHLLLEHLGGQPNRTVIDNLIGGVLWASLTAQERDKKDYWARASYAEVCLLVNPRDTVIREYRAAMAAADRDWFALDSSRQTLELLRDLEFRSEETAAALAIVEAEIRRATPPFSPRRVFLFSGHMIDKPGRQPPRFPASKEPVAAQKIAEALQNLDAGPEDLALTQGACGGDLLFTEACQQRGVKVQWLQPFDEPTFIQKSVVCHGESWRERYYKAKAKLMATVRSTPESLGPPPKDADPYERCNLWLLYTALSYGIDKVQFVCLWDGGGGDGRGGTAHMYQEVNRRTGQVTWIDSRTL; encoded by the coding sequence ATGAAACCCCATGCATTTGTCGCGATGCCGTTTGGTGTGAAGAAGGACAGCCAAGGCAACGACATTGATTTCAATCGCGTCTATACGGAGCTGATCAAGCCGGCGTTGGAGTCGGCGGGGCTGGAGGTGTTCCGGGCAGATGAAGAGCAGCGCGCCGGAGGGATTTTGCCCGATATGTTCCAGGAGCTGCTCATTGCCGACCTCGTTGTTGCTGATCTGACGATTGACAATCCCAATGTCTGGTACGAGCTCGGTGTGAGACATGCGCTGCGGGCACGCGGTGTCGTGCTGATCAGCGGCGGACAGGTGCCGACGGCATTTGACCTTTATACCGATCGCAAACTGCGCTACTCCATCAAGGATCGTGGACCGGACCCGGCGGCCTTGGAGTTAGAGAGATCGAAATTGGCCAATATGGTAAAGGCCACAATGGAATCGTGGCAGGGACGCAAGGTCAGCCCGGTGTATTCCCTGCTCGATCACTTGCAAGAGCCTCAGTGGCGAGATCTCCTGCTCGCCAAGCGCAACGAGTTCAGCATGGCCTATGAGGCGTGGAAGAGCCGGATGGAAGTGGCGCGTCAGAGAAACCACGTCGGCGACATCCTGGTGCTTGCCGACGAAACGCCGACGCAGGCGCTGTGGATAGAATCGCGCCGCGCTGCCGGGAATAGCCTGATCAAACTACGGCAGTTCGATTTCGCGCTGGAGCAGTTCGAGTCGGCGCTAAAGCTCGATGCCGAGGACAAGCCAAGCCGCGAGAAGAAAGCCGTGTGCCTGGGGCGACTCGGCCGCTACGAAGAGGCACGGGAGTACACGCGTCAGCTCACGGAGAATTACCCCTCTGATTCAGAAGTCTGGGCGTTGGCGGGGCGAGTGGAGAAGGACAACTGGGTCCAGCGTTGGCGCAGGCCCGACAGCACTCCCGCACAGATGCGTGCCGCGGCGGCGGCTGAGCAGGCGAGCCTCGAACAAGCCATCGAGCCGTACCACAAAGCGTTCATTGCCGATCCTTCCCACTTTTACTCGGGCATCAATTCGCTGACGCTGCATCTGCTGCTTGAGCATCTCGGCGGACAACCGAACCGAACCGTGATCGACAACCTGATTGGCGGCGTACTATGGGCGAGCCTTACGGCGCAAGAACGAGACAAGAAAGATTATTGGGCGCGGGCGAGCTACGCCGAGGTGTGCCTCCTGGTCAACCCGAGGGACACAGTGATTCGTGAGTACCGCGCCGCGATGGCCGCTGCCGACCGAGACTGGTTTGCGCTCGATTCATCCCGGCAGACGTTGGAACTGCTGCGCGATCTCGAATTCAGGTCTGAGGAGACCGCCGCCGCACTGGCAATCGTTGAGGCCGAGATCCGGCGAGCGACCCCGCCGTTTTCGCCGCGACGGGTTTTCCTCTTCAGCGGACACATGATCGATAAACCGGGACGGCAACCGCCTCGGTTTCCTGCCTCCAAAGAACCGGTTGCGGCTCAGAAGATTGCCGAGGCCTTGCAGAACCTCGACGCCGGTCCGGAAGACCTGGCTCTGACGCAAGGTGCGTGTGGCGGCGATCTGCTCTTTACCGAGGCTTGTCAGCAGCGAGGGGTCAAGGTTCAGTGGCTCCAGCCATTCGACGAACCAACTTTTATCCAGAAGTCGGTGGTCTGTCACGGCGAATCGTGGCGCGAGCGATATTACAAGGCCAAAGCCAAGCTCATGGCGACTGTTCGCTCAACTCCGGAAAGTCTTGGCCCTCCTCCGAAAGATGCTGATCCCTATGAACGCTGTAACCTCTGGCTCCTCTATACTGCCCTGTCCTATGGCATCGACAAGGTTCAGTTTGTCTGTCTCTGGGACGGTGGTGGAGGTGATGGCCGTGGTGGCACAGCGCATATGTATCAGGAAGTGAACCGTCGGACTGGTCAGGTGACCTGGATCGATAGCCGGACTCTGTAG
- a CDS encoding carboxypeptidase M32: MKTLATLEPLTTRLLEIQRINSAASVLSWDQETYMPAGGGEARAEQIAVLQGLAHQKLVSSEVQDLLSQWVDPATGQAADQAGEIWDGPSRSLLREIWRDFSRAKKLPSDFVVTLSRECSLAQQVWVEAKEQNKFSLFLRNLRTVLQLKREEAHYLGYQESPYDALLDVYEPGATIAGLQPVFAALKSRLVPLLKQITQSRVHIDDNILNHSYDQDRQLEFGRLVLIAMGYDFKRGRLDLSAHPFTTSFHPTDVRVTTRVHEHELQSCLFSCIHEGGHGLYDQGLDQQYFGTPLGDSVSLGIHESQSRLWENCVGRSRPFWRFFYPILQQTFHQQLQGIDVDRFYAAINRVKPSLIRVEADELTYNLHIMLRFEIERDLVEDKTQPDDLPEIWNDKMKEYLGLVPPSEAEGVLQDVHWSFGAFGYFPTYTLGNLYAVQFFEQAKLEMPHLEDEIAAGRLMMLRRWLEQKIHRWGRMFTPEHLAERVTGSTVSPGPFLKYVEQKYGELYQL, encoded by the coding sequence TTGAAGACCCTCGCCACGCTAGAACCTCTCACGACCAGACTCCTGGAAATTCAGCGTATCAACAGCGCTGCGTCGGTCCTTTCATGGGATCAGGAAACGTACATGCCTGCCGGTGGAGGCGAAGCGAGGGCTGAGCAGATCGCGGTGCTTCAGGGTTTGGCCCATCAGAAGCTCGTCTCCTCGGAGGTTCAGGACCTCCTGTCACAATGGGTGGATCCTGCGACCGGCCAGGCAGCCGACCAGGCCGGTGAAATCTGGGATGGGCCGTCGCGGTCGCTGTTGCGGGAGATATGGCGGGATTTCAGCCGTGCGAAGAAACTGCCGTCTGATTTCGTCGTGACACTGAGCCGCGAATGTTCCCTCGCGCAGCAAGTATGGGTCGAGGCGAAAGAACAAAACAAATTTTCCCTGTTCCTCCGGAATCTCCGGACCGTGCTCCAGCTCAAACGCGAAGAAGCGCACTATCTCGGCTATCAGGAGTCACCCTATGACGCGCTCTTGGACGTCTATGAACCGGGTGCGACCATTGCCGGCCTCCAGCCGGTATTTGCTGCGCTCAAATCCCGTCTGGTGCCGTTGCTGAAACAAATCACTCAGAGCCGGGTTCACATCGATGACAATATCCTGAATCACTCCTACGATCAGGATCGGCAGCTGGAGTTCGGCCGACTGGTCCTGATCGCAATGGGGTATGACTTCAAGCGGGGTCGATTGGATCTCTCGGCACATCCCTTCACCACCTCGTTCCATCCGACCGACGTACGTGTGACAACCCGCGTGCATGAACATGAATTGCAGTCCTGCCTTTTCAGTTGTATCCACGAGGGTGGCCACGGGCTATACGATCAGGGCCTGGATCAACAGTACTTCGGCACGCCGCTGGGCGATTCGGTTTCCCTCGGCATCCATGAGAGCCAATCCCGTCTCTGGGAAAATTGCGTGGGGCGATCCCGCCCCTTCTGGCGATTTTTTTATCCAATTCTGCAGCAAACCTTTCACCAGCAGCTGCAGGGAATCGATGTCGACCGGTTCTATGCCGCGATCAATCGTGTGAAACCGTCGTTGATTCGCGTGGAAGCCGATGAGCTAACCTACAATCTGCATATCATGCTGCGGTTCGAGATCGAGCGAGACCTCGTGGAAGACAAGACTCAACCGGACGATTTACCGGAGATCTGGAACGACAAGATGAAAGAATACTTGGGCCTCGTTCCGCCTTCCGAGGCCGAAGGGGTGTTGCAAGACGTGCACTGGTCGTTCGGCGCCTTCGGGTATTTTCCGACCTATACCCTCGGGAATCTCTATGCCGTACAGTTCTTTGAGCAGGCCAAGCTGGAGATGCCCCATTTGGAGGATGAGATTGCGGCGGGGCGATTGATGATGTTGCGCCGGTGGCTCGAGCAAAAAATCCACCGTTGGGGCCGCATGTTCACACCGGAGCATCTTGCCGAACGGGTGACCGGTTCCACGGTAAGTCCTGGGCCTTTCCTGAAGTATGTGGAACAGAAGTACGGCGAACTCTACCAACTGTGA